The proteins below come from a single Deinococcus ruber genomic window:
- a CDS encoding phage tail tape measure protein: MPEQIVSYRLIASTTGLADLQLFRQELAAIKESQAGFRADTGFSQAQRDNLRATRQDFSGLEFQILGLTDAIKVLSTNLDTLGTKGSGSGKKIKDGFTGIDPTIADVVRSVRTLLTEFQNGGIQAGEFNTKMGQAKAQLLALREENSLGTRELQAVSAALNIVAKNYGQANTASSPYLAGLKAQKAAMQDNRAAAVEMNQQVMQSRRAWQDEALSDEQVVAVMKVHAEAAQRQIALLTQQREAIVALGVPTREEAAMMQQLTLEIDRYSLASQRANATMNSAQGRITKGSLAAGVRDGTGAANAAAVPAVNELTAATERLVTQQKAGTITGETLITSLKAEETALRASYSALQAQIEAKTRNSTLTLEEAGNVVRLVATQDTYTAALARVRAALTQAGGMSAETAALKASTTETERLINAEKARLLTRQQLNAALTGQVTSQKSALLAIESEMTALKNLSSLDVQQVERLAQLTRAQSEYTAALAGTVAAQERSAAMSARAAFAGGAGLRANVGNLGMAASFISPQAGMLGMLATLPPTIAGVAALGVAIGGVVKLTKDGEGEAKALQQAYLIMTANGIQNIKGIDTSLNDMVNHGSDAEKMFSKAELATALASLARGGVKGADAMKDLRVSVQLAAAEHISLDDATKRLYGNLQHFGLEADQAAGFGDKLARASHLSMASMDELSKGLNVAGQTFKESGFSIDELLGALVSAARKGMDPATVGATGLRNALMAIQHPSDQAKADFAALGVALQDSNGHARSGHDIFTELQSILSSTGPVYNKLTGNLITHTDAVKMIFDIYKTRGATAFMSVLGDIKSVDDEIGNSKGFLQEYSSTVVGGLQGAQQRLDAAVKNLSGTFNTLFVPALTTVVKWVASGVSTLNDFVGQVAHAHSGVEQFAMLKISSDDSPVMVFLKDVHNVVEGISGALDTVQKKLEDIGNATGLRKVGDALVTAFPALGDEAQRNQLAQDQAKQEIDAATKQLVVLKAELAKLAADPKNKVVPGAQKPLIDNVLTAGKPAPVSRVQEVEQAIKAVEATLAAQQATLKKLQDASGTGGGFVADASTLPLKTGDRLADTLVDYCAKWVRLSLDHANPQMKAAIDNLFQSNPFKGQDPSADSAKRNFQSANLLHPYTGINDLKPGDTVFFDHNHVGVYLGNGMVRGNNEVTYKANGGTYTNGKADNNANPVGDVYIGNLDHGHVAGFVRLSEVADKYGVALGRDGHAAPAPAPTPAASTTPPREHDPSWKAPPATIQTQFKDLQQQYAEGTLKVEAYHKALEALIAQAKKLEATQQYGSKAWHATADLIIAAEGALKRHTASTSKYGQVYDQLQAQLSVAKSIRADGGTADTYLTALGSVHSGAEAAAATELAANGRSAKYKRLLDLATSTQKQINAINKQAASTDQSQALEQANFQKTLDRDLASNKISSAQATLAAMQKARDAQLALDKGSAAAELTTEQSRGQGILQAQRAVLAKQRDQAIQGARDAAEASRLQAIKTYGGEKAIPANRLKEIHDIAQSAIDTAWSTFNSGSQAAQSELDQRLAQAGDRLKTQNADRAVQSANFQKTVTRQLAEGQISAAQATVKSMEATRDADLKSAKDNAAQRVLIEQGQGKAIVQAHQAVLNQQKLLTIQGAKDTAATTLAEQEKIYGKGKVPKDVLDSIKAVQTTIIQGARDTYAGELAAVKAGQQERLTAALEAQSTRNDLLQKNQLAADQALAENQTTLSKTQAQAVLDGYTVALQGAGQNAAAILKVERDSSASRLAAMNALSAAEVQAQITALEQKRNKEMNAEGVTAAKRRALWASYGQQIAALDDGLIIKQQANAQTVRDAVRKAADAATKGLSEVKRGYQDAADTFSQKLMSGAEISDKDVTDYLRSLSDLWEQAGKAGVKGNAQIQELAALAKQLADPTLIYGIQQAALAYNDFWTKQDVRYGKGDVAADSALRQSYGSGQNGLEAAMLGSGANVKLLGDPQAALADLDQFNKAAADRIRRVYADELKEFQTYHDGLNASILETTTAAYARIKQSMQDEQDVADDASTTVECLTDMLGRVVANGLDPRTSGYVQLLDEIIAKGGQAGDAAQQVKNNLDALIDVTQDLQQAPSMLKVLGAADAFTPGATGDFYNDGALGAPDSGPDPSVTQALQGQLDSQRAAGLKELTDAALKARAAEDQLSGDGKDLANVLSEIDSRAQGAKTALEALPATKLQLQLNGLERQHGVGNIGDLGYANQKEQLQRDLENAQYAVSSAHLAGAALEAAQLQHEDRLTQIHADGEAARKAVTDKATADRQAVYLADNKTQLDTLEFNHQQRTIGDATYYAQKAELERKAAYLTYYSSKMEAADWRAFQTELTRITREGITDRQALTDKATADRQAGYVADNQAELATLEFNHGQKKVLDSDYYDQRDALQRKAAYLTYYNSKMELSDWRAFQAELTRIERQGVTDRQALGSHTSNKKTDPLDDSKKSIDALKESYRQGTTAAQDFWDQAQKLIDGLDLQAAAAEKVGNTRLAEGYRQQEAALRELMGPLGQALEEIHKYKVWVEEAGGALGSLFRALGDGERDYDQFGKKLNTPWKDLAANIDGAVKAYATFDSVATDVAKLIASGGSDIGSWVHLAATVISSIADALSGFQKAKAQVAQMQEDFRSQFTFVNGEDFAKTYTRSRGFFADLFGGGPEVVQEIDKVGVVFAKTMDSAFGTGIKDGLKNALMKNDFSEFSKSLKESVFGGVVDGITDAFKSEVLNSVIGPAIKAWAAAMKTPGTEDDAAAMQGLKDAVGTAEQLGQQYYSQVQPLINGLKDSWGLDDNGQTASSSSSGGTTFGSVPSAVQVAMPTQWMDGCSLLDIASKRIDGASVRDEASSIRTDAAITRFEQALAAATRSGSGSSTLPLR, from the coding sequence ATGCCTGAGCAGATTGTTTCGTACCGACTGATCGCGTCCACCACAGGCCTGGCTGACCTACAGCTGTTCCGGCAGGAGCTGGCGGCCATCAAGGAATCCCAGGCGGGCTTCCGGGCCGATACCGGCTTCTCGCAGGCGCAGCGCGACAACCTCAGGGCCACTCGGCAGGATTTCAGCGGTCTGGAATTTCAGATCCTGGGGCTGACCGACGCGATCAAGGTGCTCAGCACCAACCTGGACACCCTCGGCACCAAGGGTTCCGGCAGCGGCAAGAAGATCAAAGACGGCTTCACCGGCATCGACCCGACTATCGCGGACGTGGTGCGCTCGGTCCGGACGCTGCTCACCGAGTTCCAGAACGGTGGGATTCAGGCGGGCGAGTTCAACACCAAGATGGGACAGGCCAAGGCGCAGCTGCTGGCGTTGCGGGAAGAGAACTCGCTCGGCACCCGTGAACTCCAGGCGGTGTCGGCGGCGCTCAATATCGTGGCGAAGAACTATGGGCAGGCGAATACCGCTAGCAGTCCGTATCTGGCAGGCCTGAAAGCGCAGAAAGCTGCCATGCAGGACAACCGGGCAGCCGCGGTCGAGATGAACCAGCAGGTCATGCAGTCGCGCCGGGCGTGGCAGGACGAGGCCCTCAGCGACGAACAGGTCGTAGCGGTCATGAAGGTCCATGCCGAGGCTGCTCAGCGTCAGATTGCCCTGCTGACCCAGCAGCGCGAAGCGATTGTGGCTCTAGGCGTGCCCACCCGCGAAGAAGCGGCCATGATGCAGCAGCTGACTCTGGAAATCGACCGGTATTCATTGGCCTCCCAGCGGGCGAATGCCACCATGAACAGCGCCCAGGGACGCATTACCAAGGGCAGCCTTGCGGCAGGCGTGCGCGACGGCACTGGGGCGGCCAATGCAGCCGCTGTGCCCGCCGTCAATGAGCTGACCGCCGCCACTGAGCGCCTGGTCACCCAGCAAAAGGCCGGGACGATCACGGGCGAGACGCTGATTACCTCCCTGAAGGCTGAAGAAACTGCTCTCCGGGCAAGCTACAGTGCCCTGCAGGCCCAGATCGAAGCCAAGACCCGCAACAGCACCCTGACGCTGGAAGAGGCCGGGAATGTAGTGCGCCTGGTGGCCACCCAGGACACTTACACGGCAGCCCTGGCCCGTGTCCGAGCCGCGCTGACCCAGGCGGGCGGCATGAGTGCGGAAACGGCGGCGCTGAAGGCCTCGACCACCGAGACCGAACGCCTGATCAACGCCGAGAAAGCCCGGCTGCTGACCCGCCAGCAGCTGAATGCCGCGTTAACCGGCCAGGTGACCAGCCAGAAGAGCGCCCTCCTCGCCATCGAAAGCGAGATGACGGCGCTGAAGAACCTCAGCAGTCTGGACGTGCAGCAGGTCGAGCGCCTCGCGCAGCTGACCCGTGCCCAGAGCGAGTACACGGCGGCGCTGGCAGGCACCGTGGCGGCTCAAGAGCGCTCGGCGGCGATGTCGGCGCGAGCCGCCTTCGCGGGCGGCGCAGGCCTCCGCGCCAACGTCGGGAACCTGGGGATGGCCGCATCGTTCATCAGTCCCCAGGCAGGCATGCTCGGGATGCTCGCCACGCTGCCCCCAACCATTGCTGGGGTGGCCGCGTTGGGTGTGGCCATCGGCGGGGTCGTCAAGCTGACCAAAGACGGCGAGGGCGAGGCCAAGGCGCTGCAGCAGGCATACCTGATCATGACCGCCAACGGGATCCAGAACATCAAGGGCATCGACACGTCCCTGAACGACATGGTGAACCACGGCTCGGACGCCGAGAAGATGTTCAGCAAGGCCGAGCTGGCGACCGCCCTGGCGTCGCTGGCGAGGGGCGGCGTGAAGGGTGCGGACGCCATGAAGGACCTGCGGGTCTCGGTGCAGCTGGCCGCCGCTGAGCACATCTCGCTCGACGACGCCACCAAGCGGTTGTACGGCAACCTTCAGCACTTCGGGCTGGAAGCCGATCAAGCGGCGGGCTTCGGTGACAAGCTGGCCCGCGCCAGCCACCTCAGCATGGCCTCGATGGATGAACTGTCCAAGGGTCTGAACGTCGCCGGTCAGACCTTCAAGGAATCTGGCTTCAGCATCGACGAACTGCTGGGAGCACTGGTGTCGGCGGCCCGCAAGGGCATGGATCCGGCCACGGTCGGCGCGACGGGCCTCCGCAACGCGCTGATGGCGATTCAGCACCCCAGCGATCAGGCGAAGGCTGACTTCGCCGCGCTGGGCGTGGCTCTCCAGGACAGCAACGGGCATGCCCGGAGCGGGCACGACATCTTCACTGAGCTGCAGTCGATCCTCAGTAGCACTGGCCCGGTCTACAACAAACTGACTGGCAACCTGATCACCCACACCGACGCCGTGAAGATGATCTTCGACATCTACAAAACGCGCGGAGCCACGGCGTTCATGAGCGTGTTGGGCGACATCAAGAGCGTGGATGACGAAATCGGCAACTCCAAGGGCTTTTTGCAGGAGTACAGCAGCACCGTCGTGGGCGGCCTGCAGGGCGCTCAGCAGCGGCTCGACGCGGCGGTCAAGAACCTCAGCGGCACCTTCAATACCCTGTTCGTCCCTGCACTGACCACTGTCGTGAAGTGGGTGGCCAGCGGGGTGTCCACCCTGAACGACTTCGTAGGGCAGGTCGCACACGCTCACAGCGGGGTCGAGCAGTTTGCCATGCTGAAGATCAGCTCGGACGACAGTCCGGTGATGGTGTTCCTGAAGGACGTGCACAACGTCGTGGAGGGCATCAGTGGGGCGCTTGATACCGTCCAGAAGAAGCTGGAGGACATCGGCAACGCCACAGGTCTGCGGAAGGTTGGAGATGCGCTGGTCACGGCCTTTCCTGCCCTGGGGGACGAAGCCCAGCGCAACCAGCTCGCACAGGACCAGGCGAAGCAGGAGATCGACGCCGCCACGAAGCAGCTGGTGGTGCTGAAGGCTGAACTGGCGAAGCTGGCGGCAGACCCCAAGAACAAGGTGGTGCCGGGTGCCCAGAAACCTCTGATCGACAACGTGCTGACTGCTGGCAAACCCGCTCCGGTCAGCCGGGTGCAGGAGGTCGAGCAGGCCATTAAGGCGGTCGAGGCCACGCTAGCCGCCCAGCAGGCCACCCTGAAGAAATTGCAGGATGCGTCCGGCACCGGCGGCGGTTTCGTAGCGGACGCCAGCACCCTGCCGCTTAAGACCGGCGACCGGCTGGCCGACACCCTCGTGGACTACTGCGCCAAGTGGGTGCGGCTGTCGCTGGATCACGCGAATCCGCAGATGAAAGCGGCCATCGACAACTTGTTCCAGAGCAATCCCTTCAAGGGGCAGGATCCGTCTGCCGACAGTGCCAAGCGGAATTTCCAGAGCGCAAATTTGCTCCATCCCTACACTGGAATCAACGACCTGAAGCCAGGGGATACCGTCTTTTTTGACCATAACCATGTGGGTGTGTACCTCGGCAACGGTATGGTCCGTGGGAACAACGAAGTCACGTACAAGGCCAACGGTGGGACGTATACAAACGGGAAAGCGGACAACAACGCCAACCCTGTGGGCGACGTGTACATCGGCAATCTGGATCATGGTCATGTCGCGGGCTTCGTGCGCTTAAGTGAGGTGGCGGACAAGTACGGCGTGGCACTGGGCCGGGACGGGCATGCGGCGCCCGCCCCTGCACCCACACCTGCAGCCAGCACCACGCCACCACGGGAACACGATCCGAGTTGGAAAGCGCCGCCAGCCACCATCCAGACGCAATTTAAAGACCTCCAGCAGCAATATGCCGAAGGCACATTGAAGGTCGAGGCCTACCACAAGGCGCTGGAAGCCCTCATTGCCCAAGCGAAGAAGCTTGAAGCGACCCAGCAGTATGGCAGTAAGGCGTGGCACGCCACAGCTGACCTGATCATCGCTGCCGAGGGGGCGTTGAAGCGCCACACTGCCTCGACCAGCAAGTACGGTCAGGTGTATGACCAGCTGCAGGCCCAGCTGAGCGTCGCCAAAAGCATCCGTGCCGATGGCGGTACCGCCGACACCTACCTGACAGCACTTGGGAGCGTTCATTCCGGCGCAGAAGCCGCCGCCGCGACCGAATTGGCCGCCAACGGTCGGAGCGCAAAATACAAACGGCTCCTCGATCTGGCCACCAGCACCCAGAAGCAGATCAATGCCATCAACAAACAGGCGGCTTCGACCGACCAGAGCCAGGCGCTGGAGCAAGCTAACTTCCAGAAGACCTTGGACCGCGACCTTGCCTCCAACAAGATCAGCAGTGCCCAGGCGACCCTGGCAGCGATGCAGAAAGCCCGCGATGCCCAGCTCGCGCTCGACAAAGGCAGTGCCGCTGCCGAGTTGACCACCGAGCAGAGCCGGGGGCAGGGCATCCTCCAGGCGCAGCGGGCCGTTCTGGCCAAGCAGCGTGACCAGGCCATTCAAGGGGCCCGCGACGCGGCGGAAGCCAGCCGCCTGCAGGCCATCAAGACTTACGGCGGCGAGAAGGCGATTCCCGCCAATCGCCTGAAGGAAATCCACGACATCGCGCAGAGTGCGATTGACACAGCGTGGAGCACCTTCAACTCCGGCTCCCAGGCCGCACAATCTGAACTCGACCAGCGTCTCGCGCAGGCAGGGGACCGGTTGAAGACCCAAAACGCTGACCGGGCGGTTCAGTCAGCGAACTTCCAGAAGACCGTCACACGGCAGCTGGCGGAAGGGCAGATCAGTGCGGCTCAGGCGACCGTCAAGAGCATGGAGGCCACCCGAGACGCGGATCTCAAGAGCGCGAAGGACAACGCGGCCCAACGCGTCCTGATCGAACAGGGCCAGGGGAAGGCCATCGTTCAGGCCCATCAGGCGGTCCTCAATCAGCAGAAGCTGCTGACGATTCAAGGTGCGAAGGATACGGCCGCTACGACCTTGGCAGAGCAGGAGAAGATCTACGGGAAGGGCAAGGTGCCTAAGGACGTGCTGGACAGTATCAAGGCTGTGCAGACGACCATCATCCAGGGCGCGAGGGACACCTATGCCGGGGAACTGGCGGCAGTCAAAGCGGGTCAGCAGGAGCGCCTGACTGCTGCGTTGGAAGCTCAGAGCACCCGGAATGACCTGCTTCAGAAGAACCAACTGGCGGCAGATCAGGCGTTGGCTGAAAACCAGACGACCTTGAGCAAGACCCAGGCCCAGGCTGTTCTGGATGGCTACACCGTGGCCCTGCAGGGGGCGGGTCAGAATGCGGCGGCCATCCTGAAGGTGGAGCGGGATTCGAGCGCCAGCCGTCTGGCAGCCATGAATGCCCTGTCGGCAGCGGAGGTGCAGGCGCAAATTACGGCGCTGGAGCAGAAGCGCAATAAGGAAATGAACGCCGAAGGTGTCACGGCAGCCAAGCGCCGGGCGTTGTGGGCTTCTTACGGCCAGCAGATCGCTGCCCTGGATGATGGACTGATCATCAAACAGCAAGCGAATGCCCAGACCGTTCGGGATGCGGTCCGCAAGGCAGCGGATGCCGCCACCAAAGGGTTGAGCGAGGTCAAACGCGGTTACCAGGATGCCGCTGATACCTTCAGCCAGAAACTGATGTCTGGGGCCGAGATCAGCGACAAAGACGTGACCGATTACCTCCGGAGTCTGTCCGATCTGTGGGAACAGGCGGGTAAGGCAGGCGTCAAGGGGAACGCGCAGATCCAGGAACTGGCCGCGCTCGCCAAGCAACTCGCCGACCCCACCCTCATCTACGGGATCCAGCAGGCGGCGCTGGCCTATAACGACTTCTGGACGAAGCAGGATGTGCGCTACGGCAAGGGGGACGTGGCGGCAGACTCGGCCCTGCGGCAGAGTTATGGGTCCGGGCAGAACGGCCTGGAAGCGGCGATGCTCGGCAGTGGGGCCAACGTCAAGCTGCTGGGCGATCCACAGGCCGCCCTGGCAGACCTCGATCAGTTCAACAAAGCTGCGGCAGACCGGATTCGCCGGGTCTATGCCGATGAGCTGAAGGAATTCCAGACGTACCACGACGGGCTCAACGCCTCGATTCTGGAGACCACCACCGCTGCGTATGCCCGCATCAAACAGAGCATGCAGGACGAGCAGGATGTGGCCGACGATGCCAGCACCACGGTCGAGTGCCTGACCGACATGCTCGGGCGGGTGGTCGCCAACGGCCTGGACCCTCGGACCAGCGGGTACGTGCAACTGCTGGACGAGATCATCGCCAAAGGTGGGCAGGCGGGCGACGCCGCGCAGCAGGTCAAAAACAACCTCGATGCGCTGATCGATGTCACCCAGGACCTGCAGCAGGCCCCATCGATGCTCAAGGTGCTGGGGGCGGCGGACGCCTTTACCCCAGGTGCGACGGGGGACTTCTACAACGATGGGGCGCTGGGAGCACCCGACTCCGGCCCCGATCCGAGCGTCACACAGGCGCTGCAGGGGCAGCTCGACAGCCAGCGGGCGGCTGGCCTGAAGGAACTGACCGACGCGGCCCTGAAGGCGCGGGCGGCAGAGGATCAGCTCAGCGGCGACGGCAAGGATCTGGCGAACGTCCTTTCCGAGATCGACAGCCGGGCACAGGGCGCAAAGACCGCGCTCGAAGCGCTGCCTGCCACGAAACTCCAGCTGCAACTCAACGGGCTGGAGCGTCAACATGGTGTCGGGAATATCGGCGACCTCGGGTACGCCAACCAGAAGGAACAGCTGCAACGGGATCTGGAGAACGCCCAGTACGCGGTCAGTAGTGCCCACCTCGCCGGGGCAGCGCTGGAAGCCGCGCAACTCCAGCACGAAGACCGCCTCACGCAGATCCACGCCGACGGGGAGGCGGCGCGGAAAGCGGTCACCGATAAGGCGACCGCCGACCGGCAGGCCGTCTATCTGGCCGACAACAAAACCCAGCTGGATACCCTAGAGTTCAACCACCAGCAGCGCACCATCGGGGACGCCACCTACTACGCTCAGAAGGCCGAGCTGGAGCGCAAGGCGGCGTACCTGACGTATTACAGCAGCAAGATGGAAGCTGCGGACTGGCGGGCCTTCCAGACGGAGTTGACACGCATCACTCGCGAGGGCATTACCGACCGGCAGGCCCTGACCGACAAGGCCACGGCGGACCGGCAGGCTGGCTACGTGGCCGACAACCAGGCGGAACTGGCCACCCTGGAATTCAACCACGGTCAGAAGAAGGTGCTAGACAGCGACTACTACGATCAGCGAGACGCGCTCCAGCGCAAAGCAGCCTACCTGACCTACTACAACTCCAAGATGGAACTGTCCGACTGGCGGGCGTTCCAGGCGGAACTCACGCGCATCGAGCGCCAGGGCGTCACCGACCGGCAGGCGCTGGGGAGCCACACCAGCAACAAGAAGACCGATCCGCTCGATGACAGTAAGAAGAGCATCGACGCACTGAAGGAAAGCTACCGCCAGGGCACCACAGCGGCCCAGGACTTCTGGGATCAGGCTCAGAAGCTGATCGACGGTCTGGATTTGCAGGCGGCAGCGGCAGAGAAGGTCGGGAACACCCGGTTGGCCGAGGGCTACCGCCAGCAGGAAGCGGCCCTCCGCGAACTGATGGGGCCGCTCGGGCAGGCGCTCGAAGAAATTCACAAGTACAAAGTCTGGGTGGAGGAGGCGGGCGGCGCACTCGGCAGCCTCTTCCGGGCGCTGGGCGACGGCGAGCGCGACTACGACCAGTTCGGCAAGAAGCTCAACACGCCCTGGAAGGACCTGGCGGCCAATATCGACGGCGCGGTGAAGGCCTACGCGACCTTCGACAGCGTGGCCACCGACGTGGCGAAGCTGATCGCCTCGGGCGGCAGCGACATCGGCTCGTGGGTGCATCTGGCGGCCACGGTGATCAGCAGCATCGCGGACGCGCTGAGCGGGTTCCAGAAGGCCAAGGCGCAGGTCGCCCAGATGCAGGAAGACTTCCGGTCGCAGTTCACCTTCGTCAACGGCGAGGACTTCGCCAAGACCTACACCCGCAGCCGGGGTTTCTTCGCTGACCTGTTCGGCGGAGGTCCTGAAGTCGTCCAGGAAATCGACAAGGTTGGGGTGGTCTTCGCGAAGACCATGGACAGTGCGTTCGGAACCGGGATCAAGGACGGGCTGAAGAACGCGCTGATGAAGAATGACTTCTCGGAATTCAGCAAGAGTCTGAAGGAGTCGGTCTTCGGCGGGGTGGTGGACGGCATCACCGACGCCTTCAAGAGCGAGGTGCTGAACTCGGTGATCGGCCCGGCTATCAAGGCCTGGGCCGCCGCCATGAAAACCCCCGGTACGGAAGACGACGCAGCGGCCATGCAGGGCCTGAAGGACGCGGTCGGCACGGCAGAGCAGCTCGGGCAGCAGTATTACTCGCAGGTGCAGCCGCTGATCAACGGCCTGAAGGACTCCTGGGGGCTCGACGACAACGGCCAGACCGCCAGTTCAAGCAGCAGCGGCGGAACGACCTTCGGGAGTGTGCCCAGCGCGGTGCAGGTGGCCATGCCGACGCAATGGATGGATGGGTGCTCGCTGTTGGATATTGCCAGCAAACGCATCGACGGAGCCAGTGTCCGGGATGAAGCAAGTTCCATCCGAACCGACGCTGCCATTACCCGCTTCGAGCAGGCTCTCGCTGCTGCTACCCGCTCCGGCAGCGGCTCTTCTACGCTGCCACTCAGATAA